The Streptosporangiales bacterium genome segment GCCACCCGTGCCTCCGGCGCCAGAGTGGGGTGGCAGCAGGTGAACAGCAGGCGCAGCCGTTCGTCGGGAATCGTGGTCACGCCGGTCACCTCGTCGTCCGGGAGCGCGCGCGGGTCGTCGACGTCGTCGGTCACCAGCAGCGGCAGCCTGCGGGCGAGCGTCGTCTCGCGTCGCCTCCGGTCGAGCGCGCGCCGGCGCGCGGTGGTGAGCAGCCACGCGGGTGGGTTGCGGGGGACGCCGTCGCGGCGCCAGGTGGTCACCGCGGTCGCGTAGGAGTCCTGCAGCACCTCCTCGGCGAGGTCGATGCTCCGCAGCTCGCGGGCGAGCAGCGCGAGCAGGCGCGACCAGTGCGTCCGGTGCGCCTGCTCGACGGCCTGACCCGCGTCGGTCATGAGCCGTTCTCCAAAGTGAGCATCGCAGCGGTTCGGAGCGCGCGGCGCCACCACCCGCCCACCGAGCGAGGAGCGGAGCGGCGGAGAACGGCGGGACACTCGCTCAGCTTCCGCCCTCCCTGGCCGGGTTGCTCGTGCACAGGCCCAGCCGCTGGCCCGCGGGGTCGTGGAACTGCGCCCACCAGCCCATGTCGCCGCCGACCTCGGTACGCGCGTCGAGCACCGTGCCGCCGTTGTCCGCCACCCGGGCGAGCGTCGCCTCGAGGTCGGCGACGTTGACGTAGACGGCCACGCCGTGGCCCGGCGGCGTCTCGCGGGATCCGTCGAGGGCGCCGACCATGTCGCCACCGGACGTGGAGATCATCTCGTAGGTGCCACCGAAGTTCTGGAACGTCCAGCCGAAGACCGCCCCGTAGAAGGCCTTGCCCTTCTCCAGGTCCGGTACCGGCAGCTCCCACCAGGTGACCCTGTCGTAGTCGTTCACGTTCTCTGCCATCACGTGCTCCTTACTCCGTCGATCTCCGGTCAGAAGTCCAGCAGTGGGCGCACCTCGACGGCCAGGCCGGGACTCCTCGGCACCTGCTTCGCGTACGCGAGCGCCTGGTCGATGTCGGCACACGAGATCACGTATACGCCGCCCATCTGCTCACGCGCCTCGGCGAACGGCCCGTCGGTCACGACGTCGTCGCGTAGCGTCTTCGCCGAGCTCGACTGGTCGAGCGCCTCGCCCGACACGTAGACGCCGTCCTCGCGGAGGCGATCAGTGAACTCCTCGTGCTCGCCGATGATCCGACGCTGCTCGGAGACCGGCATCGCGGCATCCGCGGCCTCGTCGCCGTACAGCAACAGGAGGAACTTCATCACGGTCCTTTCTCTCGGTGCACCCGCGAGGATGACGTACGACCGCCGCCGGATCGACAACCGCGCCGGGACTTTCTCCCGGAGATCTATAGAGTCTCGGCATGCCACTGCGAATCGGACTGGTCGGAGCGGGCCCCTGGGCCCACGAGGTACACGGCGTCGGCCTCGCCGCGTCACCGCGGGTCGAGTTCGCCGGCGTGTGGGCGCGCCGGGCCGAGGCTGCGGCCGCACTCGCCGACGCCCACGGCGTGCCGGTGTACGACGACGTCGACACGCTCGTCGAGGCGGTCGACGCGGTGGCGTTCTGCGTCCCGCCGGAGGTCCAGGCGCGGCTCGCGACGCGTGCGGCGGTGCGGGGACGTCACCTGGTCCTCGACAAGCCGATCGCCGCCGATCTGGCCACCGGGGAGCCGCTGGCGACTGCCGCCGAGCGGGCGGGCGTCCACAGTGGCGTGTTCTTCACCTGCCGCTACCTGCCGGCGGCACGCGAGTTCCTCACCGAGGCCCATGCAGGGAAGTGGCACGGCGGACAGGCGACGTTCGTGTCCGGCGCGCTCCTGGCGGGCCAGTTCGCCGACTCGCCGTGGCGGCACGAGTCCGGCGCCCTCTGGGACGTCGGCCCGCACGCCGTCGAGCTGCTCGACGCCGCGCTGGGCCCGGTCACCGGCGTGCGCGCGGCCGCCCGCGGCCCGAGCGACCTCGTCCACCTCGTGCTCGACCACGACAGCGGCGCGGTCAGCCAGGCGTTGCTGAGCCTGCGCGTGCCGCTCACGACGACTCTCGCCGAGGTCGAGCTGTTCGGCGACGAGGGGAGCCACGCGTTCGCCCTCGCCGGGATGTCGGCCACCGACGCGTACGGCGTGCTGCTCGGTGAGCTCGCCGACCGGGTCGAGGGCACCGGCGCCGGACCCGCCTGCGACGTCCACCGCGGCCTGCAGGTGCAGCGCGTGCTC includes the following:
- a CDS encoding YciI family protein — protein: MKFLLLLYGDEAADAAMPVSEQRRIIGEHEEFTDRLREDGVYVSGEALDQSSSAKTLRDDVVTDGPFAEAREQMGGVYVISCADIDQALAYAKQVPRSPGLAVEVRPLLDF
- a CDS encoding gfo/Idh/MocA family oxidoreductase, encoding MPLRIGLVGAGPWAHEVHGVGLAASPRVEFAGVWARRAEAAAALADAHGVPVYDDVDTLVEAVDAVAFCVPPEVQARLATRAAVRGRHLVLDKPIAADLATGEPLATAAERAGVHSGVFFTCRYLPAAREFLTEAHAGKWHGGQATFVSGALLAGQFADSPWRHESGALWDVGPHAVELLDAALGPVTGVRAAARGPSDLVHLVLDHDSGAVSQALLSLRVPLTTTLAEVELFGDEGSHAFALAGMSATDAYGVLLGELADRVEGTGAGPACDVHRGLQVQRVLAAAGDLL
- a CDS encoding VOC family protein, with the translated sequence MAENVNDYDRVTWWELPVPDLEKGKAFYGAVFGWTFQNFGGTYEMISTSGGDMVGALDGSRETPPGHGVAVYVNVADLEATLARVADNGGTVLDARTEVGGDMGWWAQFHDPAGQRLGLCTSNPAREGGS